In Numida meleagris isolate 19003 breed g44 Domestic line chromosome 18, NumMel1.0, whole genome shotgun sequence, one DNA window encodes the following:
- the CLUH gene encoding clustered mitochondria protein homolog, translating into MGNSVVVNCCRRVTDLFFPARGLSLPDERSPLLLKPPTSGAGSVDALRTSWGSVPFPDVIPSAAAGGGLQEHIESAQALPEGEAAVATACSNSCSGAGGAALLPAAVLPTDLEEGPAEPLGCAVLPAACQGHVKPEDSGAACGAGPGAACGVLSCSLHRSTQPAGPGPSATCLLGNGSQRAASSECPGTPQSARTGRALHSHSVAAPSALGWENASERGAVCPGDPGRAVQLSKQQKRRKKRKLLLLEHPAGVALVNGSGPHESLKGEKDARQNGHEEADAGEDGNDQEVIVIQDTGFTVKICAPGIEPFSLQVSPQEMVQEIHQVLMDREDTCHRTCFSLQLDGNVLDNFAELKTIEGLQEGSLLKVVEEPYTVREARIHVRHIRDLLKSLDPSDAFNGVDCNSLSFLSVFTEGDLGDSGKRKKKGTEMEQIDCTPPEHILPGSKERPLCALQPQNRDWKPLQCLKVLTMSGWNPPPGNRKMHGDLMYLYVITVEDRHVSITASTRGFYLNQSTAYNFNPKPANPSFLSHSLVELLNQISPTFKKNFSALQKKRVQRHPFERIATPFQVYSWTAPQAEHAMDCVRAEDAYTSRLGYEEHIPGQTRDWNEELQTTRELPRKNLPERLLRERAIFKVHSDFTAAATRGAMAVIDGNVMAINPSEETKMQMFIWNNIFFSLGFDVRDHYKDFGGDVAAYVAPTNDLNGVRTYNAVDVEGLYTLGTVVVDYRGYRVTAQSIIPGILEREQEQSVIYGSIDFGKTVVSHPKYLELLEKTSRPLKIQKHKVLNDKNEEVELCSSVECKGIIGNDGRHYILDLLRTFPPDLNFLPVEGEEMPEECKKMGFPKQHRHKLCCLRQELVDAFVEHRYLLFMKLAALQLMQQKANKQESSAALENGTSPENGTAESEKSESDDGKTDDNVTGLDQVKELAETIASDDGTVDPKSREVIRNACKAVGSISDTSFDIRFNPDIFSPGVRFPESSKEEVQDQKQLLKDAAAFLLSCQIPGLVKDCLDHTVLPMDGATLAEAMHQRGINMRYLGKVIHFITKTPGHTQLDHIFKIGISELITRSAKHIFKTYLQGVELSGLSAAISHFLNCFLSSFPNPIAHLPADELVSKKKNKKRKNRNLGNADNTAWASMTPQELWKNICSEAKSYFDFSLECENADQAAEMYNLQKITLLREISLKTGVQILLKEYNFDNRHKPTFTEEDILNIFPVVKHVNPKASDAFHFFQSGQAKVQQGFLKEGCELINEALNLFNNVYGAMHVEICACLRLLARLNYIMGDYSEALSNQQKAVLMSERVLGIEHPNTIQEYMHLALYCFANSQLSTALNLLYRARYLMLLVFGEDHPEMALLDNNIGLVLHGVMEYDLSLRFLENALAISSKYHGSKSLKVALSHHLVARVYESKAEFRSALQHEKEGYTIYKNQLGEHHEKTKESSEYLKYLTQQAVALQRTMNEIYKNGSNANIMPLKFTAPNMTSVLEQLNIINGILFIPLSQKDLENLKAEVQRRQQLQESIKSGEQLEPEDRAGEEKAEPSMPSAAIPLTQSPA; encoded by the exons ATGGGAAACAGCGTGGTGGTGAACTGCTGCAGGCGTGTCACCGACCTCTTCTTCCCAGCACGTGGCCTCAGCCTGCCTGACGAGCGCTCACCCCTCCTGCTGAAGCCCCCGACGAGTGGAGCCGGCTCTGTGGATGCACTGAGAACTTCCTGGGGCTCCGTGCCATTCCCTGATGTCATCCCCAgcgcagcagcaggaggaggccTGCAGGAACACATTGAATCTGCCCAGGCCCTGCCCGAGGGCGAAGCCGCAGTGGCCACAGCCTGCAGCAACAGCTGCTCGGGAGCTGGcggtgctgccctgctccctgccgCTGTCCTTCCCACCGACCTTGAGGAAGGGCCGGCGGAGCCGCTGGGTTGTGCCGTGCTGCCTGCGGCCTGCCAGGGCCACGTGAAACCTGAGGACAGCGGCGCGGCATGTGGTGCGGGGCCTGGGGCGGCCTGTGGGGTtctgagctgcagcctgcaccGCAGCACGCAGCCGGCAGGCCCTGGGCCGAGTGCAACCTGCCTGCTGGGCAATGGGTCGCAGCGTGCTGCCTCTTCGGAGTGCCCTGGCACACCTCAGTCAGCGAGGACAGGAAGGGCCCTGCACAGCCACAGTGTGGCTGCACCATCTGCACTTGGCTGGGAGAACGCCTCTGAGAGGGGAGCTGTGTGCCCCGGGGACCCTGGCCGTGCAGTGCAGTTATCCAAGCAGCAGAAGcggaggaagaagaggaagctccTGCTGCTAG AGCACCCAGCTGGTGTGGCACTCGTCAATGGCAGCGGCCCCCATGAGAGCCTGAAGGGCGAGAAGGATGCCAGGCAGAACGGGCATGAGGAGGCTGACGCAGGGGAAGATGGGAACGACCAGGAGGTCATTGTCATCCAAGACACAGGATTTACTGTCAAGATCTGCGCGCCGGGGATAGAGCCCTTCTCCCTGCAG GTCTCTCCTCAAGAGATGGTGCAAGAGATCCACCAAGTCTTAATGGACCGTGAGGACACCTGCCACCGGACTTGCTTCTCCCTACAACTGGATGGCAATGTCCTTGATAATTTTGCTGAGCTGAAAACTATTGAAGGACTGCAGGAGGGCTCGCTGCTGAAAGTGGTGGAAG AGCCGTACACAGTGCGAGAGGCCAGGATACACGTGCGGCATATTCGGGACCTTCTGAAGAGTCTTGACCCTTCAGATGCTTTCAATGGTGTGGACTGTAATTCTCTGTCATTCCTGAGTGTCTTCACTGAAGGAGACCTGGGAG ACAGCGGAAAACGAAAGAAAAAAGGTACTGAAATGGAACAAATTGACTGCACCCCTCCTGAACATATCCTGCCAGGTAGCAAAGAGAGACCCCTGTGTGCCCTTCAGCCCCAGAACAGAGACTGGAAG CCTTTGCAGTGCCTAAAGGTATTGACAATGAGTGGCTGGAACCCTCCACCTGGTAACAGGAAGATGCATGGAGACCTCATGTATTTATATGTCATCACAGTGGAGGATCGACACGTCAGTATCACTGCATCCACTAGAGGATTTTACTTGAATCA GTCTACTGCGTACAACTTCAATCCCAAACCTGCAAACCCCAGTTTTCTCAGTCATTCCTTGGTGGAACTACTTAACCAGATCAGCCCTACCTTCaaaaaaaacttctctgctctgcagaagaaaCG AGTTCAGAGACATCCTTTTGAAAGGATAGCAACTCCTTTCCAAGTGTACAGCTGGACGGCTCCGCAAGCAGAACATGCCATGGACTGTGTCCGGGCAGAAGACGCGTACACTTCCAGGCTGGGCTACGAAGAGCACATACCTGGACAG ACCAGAGACTGGAACGAGGAGCTGCAGACCACGCGAGAGCTGCCACGCAAGAACCTGCCTGAGAGGCTGCTGAGAGAACGAGCCATTTTCAAG GTTCACAGTGacttcactgcagcagcaacaaGAGGTGCCATGGCTGTCATTGATGGCAATGTCATGGCCATCAACCCCAGTGAAGAGACCAAGATGCAGATGTTCATCTGGAACAATATATTCTTCAGTCTGGGCTTCGATGTCCGTGACCACTACAAGGACTTTGGTGGGGATGTTGCTGCTTATGTAGCACCTACCAATGATCTCAATGGCGTGCGGACCTATAACGCTGTGGATGTAGAAGGGCTGTACACTCTGGGGACTGTAGTGGTGGATTACAGAGGTTACAGGGTGACAGCTCAGTCTATTATTCCTGGGATCTTGGAAAGAGAGCAGGAACAGAGTGTCATTTATGGGTCAATAGACTTTGGCAAGACAGTTGTCTCACATCCTAAGTACCTGGAGCTGCTAGAGAAGACCAGCAGACCGCTTAAGATCCAGAAGCACAAAGTCCTGAACGACAAGAACGAGGAGGTGGAGCTGTGCTCCTCAGTGGAGTGCAAAGGCATTATTGGCAACGATGGGCGTCATTACATCCTGGACCTGCTCCGCACTTTCCCTCCAGATCTAAACTTCCTGCCTGTTGAAGGGGAGGAGATGCCAGAGGAATGTAAGAAAATGGGGTTCCCCAAGCAGCACAGGCACAAGCTTTGCTGTCTCCGGCAAGAGCTTGTTGATGCCTTTGTAGAGCACAG GTATCTCTTATTCATGAagctggctgcactgcagctgaTGCAACAGAAAGCCAACAAACAGGAAAGCTCAGCTGCACTGGAAAATGGCACCTCTCCGGAGAACGGTACAGCAGAAAGTGAGAAGTCTGAGTCAGATGATGGTAAAACAGATGACAACGTGACTGGACTTGATCAGGTTAAAGAGCTGGCTGAGACCATTGCATCTGATGATGGAACAG TCGATCCcaaaagcagagaagtgatTCGAAATGCTTGCAAGGCCGTAGGCTCCATTAGTGACACATCATTTGACATTCGGTTTAACCCAGATATTTTCTCACCAG GTGTTCGTTTTCCTGAGTCTAGCAAAGAGGAGGTGCAGGATCAGAAGCAGTTACTGAAGGATGCTGCTGCGTTCTTGCTCTCGTGCCAGATCCCAGGTTTG GTCAAGGACTGCCTGGATCACACGGTGCTCCCCATGGATGGGGCTACCTTAGCAGAGGCCATGCACCAGAGGGGCATCAACATGCGATACCTAGGCAAAGTGATCCACTTCATCACGAAGACCCCTGGCCACACTCAGCTGGATCATATCTTT AAAATTGGCATCAGTGAACTGATCACTCGGTCAGCGAAGCACATCTTCAAGACGTACCTCCAG GGTGTGGAGCTGTCGGGTTTATCAGCAGCCATCAGCCACTTCCTCAATTGCTTTCTAAGCTCCTTTCCAAACCCCATTGCCCATCTTCCAGCTGATGAGCTGGTctccaagaaaaagaataagaaaaggaaaaacaggaacCTTGGAAATGCTGATAACACAGCTTGGGCCAGCATGACCCCTCAGGAGCTGTGGAAGAATATTTGTTCAGAAGCAAAGAGCTACTTTGATTTTAGTCTTGAATg TGAGAATGCTGACCAAGCAGCTGAAATGTATAACCTACAGAAAATCACCCTACTTCGTGAAATCTCCCTCAAAACTGGAGTCCAA ATACTGCTGAAGGAGTACAACTTTGACAACAGGCACAAGCCCACCTTCACAGAGGAAGACATTCTTAACATCTTCCCCGTGGTGAAGCATGTAAACCCTAAAGCCTCAGATGCTTTCCACTTCTTTCAGAGCGGGCAAGCAAAGGTTCAGCAAG gtttcttgAAGGAGGGCTGTGAGCTCATCAATGAAGCCTTAAACTTGTTCAACAATGTGTACGGTGCTATGCATGTAGAAATCTGTGCCTGCCTGAGGCTGCTAGCTCGTCTCAATTATATTATGGGAGATTATTCAGAG GCCTTAAGTAATCAGCAGAAAGCGGTGCTAATGAGTGAGAGGGTCCTGGGTATCGAGCATCCCAACACGATTCAAGAATAC ATGCACCTTGCTTTGTACTGCTTTGCAAACAGCCAACTCTCTACAGCATTAAACTTACTGTACCGTGCACGCTACCTCATGCTATTGGTATTTGGGGAGGATCACCCAGAAATGGCACTCTTGGAT AACAACATCGGCTTGGTGCTCCACGGGGTTATGGAGTATGACCTGTCCCTCCGGTTCCTGGAGAATGCGCTGGCCATCAGCTCCAAGTATCACGGCTCCAAGTCTTTGAAAGTTGCACTAAG cCACCACTTGGTAGCTCGAGTGTACGAGAGCAAAGCAGAATTCCGGTCGGCGCTGCAGCACGAGAAGGAAGGCTACACAATCTACAAAAACCAG CTTGGAGAACACCATGAAAAGACCAAAGAGAGCTCAGAGTACTTGAAATACCTGACTCAGCAAGCTGTCGCTCTTCAACGCACAATGAATGAGATCTACAAGAATGGCTCCAATGCTAACATCATGCCACTTAAG TTCACAGCTCCCAATATGACCAGTGTCCTGGAGCAGCTCAACATTATTAATGGAATTCTCTTCATTCCGCTAAG CCAAAAAGACTTGGAGAACCTTAAAGCAGAGGTGCAGAGACGCCAGCAGCTCCAAGAAAGCATAAAAAGTGGTGAACAGCTGGAACCAGAGGACAGAGCCGGGGAGGAGAAAGCTGAGCCAAGCatgccttctgctgccatcccctTAACGCAGAGCCCTGCTTAA